The Pangasianodon hypophthalmus isolate fPanHyp1 chromosome 2, fPanHyp1.pri, whole genome shotgun sequence genome window below encodes:
- the rbm5 gene encoding RNA-binding protein 5: MGADKRVSRTERSGRYGSEQSRDDDRRDRRDRDDRGYDSHRWSDDRRSDRYDGDRGDRSDRYWSRDSPERGRKRRSSDCSDDGHHSDGDYSEHDYRGDPADEKESKTIMLRGLPVNITETDIRAAIDQLEGPQPMDVRLMKKRTGISRGFAFVEFYHLQDATRWMETNQKLLTIQGKTVAMHYSNTRHKFEDWLCNSCGLYNFRRRLKCFRCGAAKSDSESSVTAGTTETQPSGDYYGDTIILRNIAPLSTVEGIMTALAPYANLSPSNIRLIKDKQTGQNRGFAFVQLSSPLEASQLLTILQGLQPPLKLDGKTIGVDYAKSARKDLLLPDGNRISAFSVASTAIAAAQWSSSQPQQSVEPASEYSYLQEGYVPYSQEYQAQYQQQAGATDPSQANGILGAAPGMKVLPTAGAVVISQSAQVYQPHIISQPATQTLQTMQTATITAAATISAPASSTVAISATTTANPAAISTAPSSDAKTSAPDTSTYQFDESSGYYYDPQTGLYYDPNTHYYYNSYTQQYLYWDSEKQAYVPATDYSSASSSSTTAKDSKEKKEKPKSKTAQQIAKDMERWAKSLNKQKENFKSSFQPISQEERKEAAAADAGFTLFEKKQAGGLERLVSEAAKTSEEECSSSKMGLVAAYSGDSEPEETPEGEEKEDKLTDWKKMACLLCRRQFPSKEALIRHQQLSDLHKQNLEVHRRSKLSEAELEELERKETEMKYRDRAAERREKYGIPEPPAPKKWKFTQPAPVVNYEQPTKDGLNSDNIGNKMLQAMGWKEGKGLGRNQQGITAPIEAQMRTKGAGLGTKGSNYTLSASDTYKDAVRKAMFARFTEIE, translated from the exons ATGGGTGCAGATAAACG GGTTAGCCGCACGGAGCGTAGCGGCAGGTACGGTTCAGAGCAGTCCCGCGACGACGACAGGCGAGACCGGCGAGATCGTGATGATCGTGGATACGACTCTCACCGCTGGAGCGATGATCGGCGTAGTGACCGCTACGATGGAGACAGAGGGGATCGTAGTGATCGCTACTGGAGCCGAGACAGTCCTGAG CGAGGCAGGAAGCGGCGTAGCAGTGACTGTTCTGATGACGGTCACCACTCGGATGGTGATTACTCTGAGCATGACTACAGGGGAGATCCAGCTGATGAAAAGGAGAGCAAGACAATCATGCTCCGTGGTCTGCCTGTCAACATCACAGAGACAGAT ATTCGAGCAGCCATAGACCAGCTGGAGGGGCCGCAGCCAATGGATGTGCGGTTGATGAAAAAGAGAACAG GTATAAGCCGAGGTTTCGCCTTCGTGGAGTTTTATCACTTGCAAGATGCTACCCGATGGATGGAGACCAATCAG AAGCTGCTGACCATACAGGGCAAGACTGTTGCCATGCACTACAGTAACACACGGCACAAGTTTGAAGACTGGCTTTGCAACTCA TGCGGCTTGTACAATTTCCGGAGGAGGCTCAAGTGTTTCAGATGTGGTGCTGCTAAATCGG ACTCAGAAAGCAGCGTAACTGCTGGAACCACAGAAACCCAACCCAGCGGTGATTACTATGGAGACA CAATCATCCTGAGGAACATTGCTCCACTCTCTACTGTTGAGGGCATTATGACAGCCCTGGCACCATATGCTAATCTGTCACCCAGCAACATCCGCCTTATCAAAGACAAGCAGACTGGACAGAATAGAGGCTTTGCCTTTGTTCAGCTGTCCTCTCCTCTG GAGGCGTCACAGCTCCTCACCATCCTGCAGGGCCTGCAGCCTCCACTCAAACTGGATGGGAAGACCATCGGTGTCGACTATGCCAAGAGTGCTCGGAA GGACTTGCTGTTGCCAGATGGGAACCGCATCAGTGCTTTCTCTGTAGCCAGCACAGCTATCGCTGCTGCCCAGTGGTCCTCAAGCCAG CCACAGCAAAGTGTGGAACCAGCATCAGAGTACAGCTACCTGCAGGAAGGCTATGTGCCCTATTCACAG GAATATCAGGCCCAATATCAACAACAAGCAGGAGCTACAGACCCTTCTCAGGCTAATGGCATACTTGGAG CGGCTCCTGGAATGAAAGTACTCCCTACAGCTGGCGCAGTGGTCATCTCACAGAGTGCTCAGGTTTATCAACCCCATATCATCAGCCAGCCAGCCACACAG ACTTTGCAGACAATGCAGACTGCAACCATCACAGCAGCTGCCACCATCTCAGCCCCAGCAAGCTCTACAGTAGCCATATCTGCCACAACTACAGCAAATCCTGCCGCTATTTCTACAGCTCCCAGTTCAGATGCTAAAACTT CTGCACCTGATACCTCCACCTACCAGTTCGATGAGTCATCTGGCTATTACTATGACCCTCAAACAGGTCTCTATTATGACCCCAACACACAT TACTACTATAATTCATACACGCAGCAGTACCTATACTGGGACAGCGAGAAGCAGGCATATGTGCCTGCAACTGATTACAGCAGTGCTTCTAGCTCCTCCACCACAGCTAAAGACAgcaaggagaagaaggagaagccCAAAAGCAAGACTGCTCAACAG ATTGCAAAGGATATGGAGCGTTGGGCTAAGAGTctgaacaaacagaaagagaactTCAAGAGCAGCTTCCAGCCCATCAGCCaggaagagaggaaagaggcagcagcagcagatgcTGGCTTCACACTGTTTGAGAAAAAG cAGGCTGGTGGTTTGGAGAGGCTTGTATCGGAGGCAGCGAAGACTTCAGAAGAGGAATGTTCATCCTCAAAG ATGGGACTTGTGGCAGCATATAGTGGAGACAGTGAGCCTGAGGAGACTCCAGAAGGTGAGGAAAAGGAGGACAAACTGACAGACTGGAAGAAAATGGCCTGCCTGCTGTGCAGGAGACAGTTCCCCAGTAAGGAAGCCCTAATCCGCCATCAACAGCTCTCAGACCTGCACAAG CAAAACCTGGAGGTTCATAGAAGATCCAAGTTGAGTGAAGCAGAGCTGGAGGAGTTGGAGAGGAAAGAGACTGAG ATGAAGTACAGAGACAGGGCagctgagaggagagagaagtaTGGCATTCCTGAGCCTCCAGCACCAAAGAAGTGGAAGTTCACACAGCCTGCACCAGTAGT GAATTACGAGCAGCCCACGAAGGACGGACTGAACAGTGACAACATTGGCAATAAGATGTTGCAGGCTATGGGCTGGAAGGAGGGAAAAGGCCTTGGCAGAAATCAGCAAGGCATCACAGCACCTATTGAG GCCCAGATGAGAACGAAGGGAGCAGGGTTAGGTACCAAAGGCAGTAATTACACCCTCTCAGCATCAGATACCTACAAGGATGCCGTGAGGAAAGCCATGTTTGCACGCTTCACTGAAATTGAATAA